A single genomic interval of Flavobacterium sp. N2820 harbors:
- a CDS encoding ATP-binding protein: MKLFKKIFKALDYWTNQLALLAFLAMFIITQTIAFKIFTIEKENETLLVKEEANHIKNQLENAINYSHNAVKIIGFIAEKNLQDENFDIVSKDLLAKNEFIDALQLIKDSTIIKTYPLKGNEPTIGYNIASNRLHKIAILKAIQGNRIFFEGPINLIQGGVGIVGREPIYKNNKLWGFSAVLIKQETLHKAIGIDSTGSKKRFQYQVTGKNKIDFFNNNIDFSEGITHKTYIASGDWFLHVKLKDPNFKNRAMAFSAFGLLLSIIVAFFIRELAIQPVKLKKLVDEKTKDLEKLNTILNQRADELSSTNKELEYFAYIISHDLQEPLRMISSFLSLLEKKYNDVLDEKGKKYIFYAVDGAKRMKTIILDILEFSRVGKYNEEPTAINVNDLVQEIVGYHRNAIDNKKVIITYENLPTITCFKSPITQIFQNLISNSIKYAKKDEIVNISIKQFEVDKDHWGFAVEDNGIGIEERYFEKIFILFQRLNIRQDDSGNGIGLAIIKKIVENLGGKIWVTSEINVGSTFYFTIAKNV; the protein is encoded by the coding sequence ATGAAACTATTTAAAAAAATATTTAAAGCACTAGACTATTGGACCAACCAATTAGCCTTATTAGCCTTTTTGGCAATGTTTATCATTACCCAAACCATTGCATTTAAAATTTTTACCATTGAAAAAGAAAATGAAACCTTATTAGTCAAAGAAGAAGCCAATCACATCAAAAACCAGCTAGAAAACGCTATTAATTACAGCCATAATGCCGTAAAAATAATTGGATTCATTGCAGAAAAAAACCTTCAAGACGAAAATTTTGATATCGTTTCTAAAGATTTATTAGCAAAAAATGAATTCATTGATGCCTTGCAATTAATTAAAGACAGTACCATTATTAAAACCTATCCTTTAAAAGGAAATGAACCCACAATAGGATACAACATTGCTTCAAACAGATTGCATAAAATTGCCATTCTAAAAGCAATACAAGGCAATAGAATCTTTTTTGAAGGTCCTATTAATCTAATTCAAGGAGGCGTAGGTATCGTGGGTAGAGAACCCATCTATAAAAACAATAAATTATGGGGTTTTTCAGCCGTCTTGATAAAACAAGAAACGCTTCATAAAGCAATTGGAATAGACAGTACAGGAAGTAAAAAAAGGTTCCAATATCAAGTAACCGGAAAAAATAAAATCGATTTTTTTAATAACAATATCGACTTCAGCGAAGGAATTACACACAAAACCTATATCGCTTCCGGAGATTGGTTTTTACACGTAAAACTAAAAGATCCAAATTTTAAAAATAGAGCCATGGCTTTTAGTGCTTTTGGGTTACTATTAAGTATAATTGTAGCTTTTTTTATCAGAGAATTAGCCATACAACCCGTTAAATTAAAAAAACTAGTGGATGAAAAAACGAAAGATTTAGAAAAATTAAACACTATTTTAAACCAAAGAGCCGACGAACTTTCATCAACCAATAAGGAATTAGAATATTTTGCCTACATCATTTCGCACGACTTACAAGAACCTTTGCGAATGATTTCAAGCTTTCTATCGTTATTAGAAAAAAAATACAATGATGTTTTAGATGAAAAAGGAAAGAAATACATCTTTTATGCAGTTGACGGAGCTAAAAGAATGAAAACCATCATCTTAGATATACTAGAATTTTCAAGAGTTGGAAAATACAATGAAGAACCCACAGCAATTAATGTAAATGATTTAGTGCAGGAAATTGTAGGATATCATAGAAATGCAATTGACAACAAAAAAGTAATTATTACTTATGAAAACTTGCCCACTATTACTTGCTTTAAATCACCAATAACGCAAATATTTCAAAACTTAATCAGCAATTCCATCAAGTATGCCAAAAAAGATGAAATTGTTAACATAAGTATCAAACAATTTGAAGTAGACAAAGACCATTGGGGATTTGCTGTAGAAGATAACGGGATTGGAATTGAAGAACGATATTTTGAAAAAATATTCATTTTGTTCCAACGATTAAACATTCGCCAAGATGATTCTGGAAACGGAATTGGATTGGCTATCATAAAAAAAATAGTAGAAAACTTAGGCGGTAAAATTTGGGTAACCTCAGAAATCAATGTAGGAAGTACCTTTTATTTTACGATTGCTAAAAACGTTTAA
- a CDS encoding sensor histidine kinase, producing MKQELKVTFLYCLVGILWILVSDEIISTFISESDMESMIYFQNVKGIFYIVATGLMLYVLLKKHNDAMNLKINELKKYANELETTNHELAQYINLASHDLQEPSRTVISFLTFLEKKYDNQIDEKGKNYIHFAVEAANKMRQIILDLLEYSKICKNDNLEKVNLNSIIKEIKNQFQDKIKETNTTIIVEDLPTINTDATLIQIIFKNLIDNAIKFKQENKPLSIHIEAIDKKDEWLFKISDNGIGIENEYFTKIFVLFQKLNQKDTTGTGSGLAITKKIVTNLGGTIWVKSVVNKGSDFYIKLPKNEKK from the coding sequence ATGAAACAAGAATTAAAAGTAACTTTTCTATATTGCTTGGTTGGAATCCTTTGGATTTTAGTTAGCGATGAAATCATCTCAACCTTTATCAGCGAAAGCGATATGGAATCGATGATTTATTTTCAAAATGTAAAAGGCATTTTTTACATCGTTGCAACGGGCCTAATGTTATATGTGCTACTAAAAAAACACAATGACGCAATGAACCTCAAAATCAATGAGCTAAAAAAATATGCCAATGAATTAGAAACAACAAACCATGAATTAGCGCAATACATCAACTTAGCGTCTCACGACTTACAAGAACCAAGTAGAACGGTAATTAGTTTTTTAACTTTTTTAGAGAAAAAATACGACAATCAAATCGATGAAAAAGGAAAAAACTACATTCATTTTGCAGTAGAAGCAGCCAATAAAATGCGCCAAATTATATTAGACTTACTCGAATATTCTAAAATCTGTAAAAATGACAACCTCGAAAAAGTAAATCTTAACAGTATTATCAAAGAAATCAAAAATCAGTTTCAGGATAAAATTAAAGAGACGAACACAACAATAATAGTTGAAGATTTACCAACAATCAATACAGATGCAACATTAATACAAATTATTTTTAAAAACCTAATTGACAATGCAATTAAATTCAAACAAGAAAATAAACCGCTAAGCATTCATATTGAAGCAATTGACAAAAAAGACGAATGGCTATTTAAAATAAGTGATAACGGAATAGGAATTGAGAATGAATATTTTACTAAAATTTTTGTGCTTTTTCAAAAACTAAATCAAAAAGACACTACAGGCACTGGTAGCGGCTTAGCAATTACAAAAAAGATTGTAACCAATCTAGGAGGCACTATTTGGGTGAAATCGGTGGTAAATAAAGGGAGTGATTTTTATATAAAATTGCCTAAAAATGAAAAAAAATAA
- a CDS encoding response regulator, translated as MKKAKILLVEDNEGDIVLTTEAFEEADFKSNLIVARNGKEALNYLSMEDRTTSLNLPDLILLDINLPLLNGIEVLNHIKQNKFTRHIPVIILTTSSSSNDINATYDNHANCFITKPADITVFFDVINSLGKFWLHIVKLPTPK; from the coding sequence ATGAAAAAAGCAAAAATTCTACTTGTAGAAGATAACGAAGGAGATATCGTACTTACTACAGAAGCGTTTGAGGAAGCTGATTTTAAATCCAACCTAATCGTAGCAAGAAACGGTAAAGAAGCCCTCAATTATTTATCAATGGAAGACCGTACCACTAGTTTAAACTTACCTGATTTAATCCTATTGGACATCAATTTACCACTATTAAATGGTATTGAAGTGTTAAACCACATCAAACAAAACAAATTTACAAGACACATTCCGGTTATAATTTTAACTACATCATCCTCATCAAATGATATAAACGCTACCTATGATAATCACGCCAATTGTTTCATTACAAAACCAGCAGACATTACTGTGTTTTTTGATGTAATAAACTCCTTAGGGAAATTTTGGCTACACATTGTAAAATTACCTACCCCTAAATAA